TGGCTTATCTCCTATAAACTTCACAAAGTCTTCTCTAATAAGAATTTCCTCCTCTGGAATTTGTGTTTCTGTTTCTATTAATGGCAATTGATAGAGTCCTTTCCATATATTCTCATGAATTCTTTTTTCAATCAATATTTCCTTTCCATTGCTGAGGAGGATAAAATTCAAATAGCGTTCTTTAATTTTTAGTGTTTTGAGTTTAATGGGTAAGATATCTACTTTTTGGGAAGCAAAAGCAGTACAAGTATGCATTAAAGGACATTGCACACAATCAGGATTTTTGGGTTTACAAAATAGGGCACCAAACTCCATTATGGCCTGGTTATAGGTGGCAGCACGACTTTTTATCAATGATTTTTGCGCCAAAGCATCAAATTCTTTCTTTCCTAAAGTGGAATTTATGGGTGTTTCTATTCCAAAATATCGCGATAGAACCCTAAAAACATTACCATCCACCACGGCATAGGGCAAATCGAAGGCCATTGAGGCAATAGCAGCAGCGGTATAAGGACCAATTCCTTTTAATGCAATGATTTCTTTATAATCGTCTGGAAAAATTCCTTGGTGTTGTTCAACAATTTGGTGAGCGGCAAATTTCATGTTTCTGGCACGACTATAATACCCCAAGCCTTCCCACATTTTAAGCACTTGATCTTCTGAGGCTTGATGTAAACTTTGCACATTTGGAAAAGCCTGTATAAAGCGGTGGTAGTAGGGTAGACCCTGTTCCACTCGAGTTTGCTGGAGTATAATCTCGGATATCCAAATGCGGTATGCATCCTTAGTATTTCGCCAAGGAAGAGCTCTTGCATTTTTTTCATACCAGTGGATTAGCGTATTTGAAAATGTCATTTTTTGAGTAAACAAATTTATTTTGAGTTAATTAGCTAAAAATAATTTACAAATTTTATTTGCAAAGTTGAAAAAAAATATATCTTTGCACCCCATTTAGGAAAATAAAATTTTAAATAAATATAAGATCATGACTAAAGCAGAAATCGTAGCAGATATTGCGAACAAAACAGGTATTGAAAAGAT
The sequence above is a segment of the Lentimicrobium sp. L6 genome. Coding sequences within it:
- the mutY gene encoding A/G-specific adenine glycosylase, coding for MTFSNTLIHWYEKNARALPWRNTKDAYRIWISEIILQQTRVEQGLPYYHRFIQAFPNVQSLHQASEDQVLKMWEGLGYYSRARNMKFAAHQIVEQHQGIFPDDYKEIIALKGIGPYTAAAIASMAFDLPYAVVDGNVFRVLSRYFGIETPINSTLGKKEFDALAQKSLIKSRAATYNQAIMEFGALFCKPKNPDCVQCPLMHTCTAFASQKVDILPIKLKTLKIKERYLNFILLSNGKEILIEKRIHENIWKGLYQLPLIETETQIPEEEILIREDFVKFIGDKPFEIRSVQEMEHKLTHRLLKIRFLYIIIDELPSTDFIKLKFEELKDYAFPKPVENYLNKYLNS